Genomic DNA from Fimbriimonas ginsengisoli Gsoil 348:
AGCAGCGCCCCTCCCCCTTCGCCATGGGACCCGTCGATCGTGATCAGCGCTTGGTTTGCGGCCATGCGCGCTTAGAGCTTCGCTCGGAAGATCAAATACTCCAGCGTCTTCATCGCGTAGGTCAGGCCGATGATGAAGAACACCATCAGGAGCGTCTCCGTAAAGAAGGCGGGGGCCTCGAACGCTTTGCCACCCGGTCCCGCTTCCAAGGTGAGGTGCCTCATTCCTTTGTTGACTGCCATGACGAGACCGTTGATCGCGGCGATCAGCGGGCCGTGGAACAGCACGTACACCAGCACAAAGCTTACGAGCACGCCGGGCATCGACAGCTTGTACTTGTGCCGCTGGTGCTCGTTGTAGATCACGCAGTTTCGGCACCGCTCCTTCTTCTGTGGCTCGGTCAGCTTGTTGTTCCGCGGGATCATGTTGGCGGCAAGCAACGCGTCCTTCGGGATCGGCTTGTTCTCCATGGCATTGCGGATAACCGCTTCTTCGCACATGCAGCCGACGAGCTCCTTCCAGCACGTGGTCTTGGCGTGGTAGATGGGGCACTTCTCGCGGACGAACTTGCGGCAGAACGGAAGCTGCCAGCACTTGCCCATGAACACGTTCTGGGTGCCGGCCTCTTCCTTGATTCCCTTGCCGTACTTGAGCTGATCAGCCTTCGTGCCTTTTTTGACGCGTTGGTTCACCCGCTGAACGACGTCGCCGGCGATCGCGAGGACCGCGAATACCGCCATGATGATCCCGCCCGTCTGGAGAGCGCCCATCGCGTTGTTCGACGCGGTCAAGGCATTGCCGGAGGGGGTTCCCGTTATGGAGGGGAGATACATCGGCGCGCAAAACAGGACGGCGGCGACGATAAGCTGGACCGGCCCCAACATTTCAAAGCCCCACCACATGTAGGCGGTGCCGATGGAGAGGGCGATGACGCCGACCGTCAGAACCTTCTGAAGGGTGTCGATGTTCGCCTGCGCGTCGGCGAGGCGGAAATCGGCGGCGTTGCCGCCGAACCGGAAGCAGAGAAAGATGAGAAATCCAGCGGAGCCAAGCGTGGCAAGACCGCCCAGACCGGCGACAAGCTTTGCCGCCCCATCGAGGAAGTTCTGGAACGATTCTGAAAGGTCCATTCCGGACCGGCGTCCGCCGTAACTCATGTGTGTCTACTTCTTGACGCGCTCAAGGTACGAATCCGTGCGGGTGTCGACCTTGATTACGTCACCAATATTAATGTGGAAAGGGACCTGCACGGTTGCGCCGGTCTCCAATTTTGCGGGTTTATTGCTTCCGCTAACCGTGTCGCCGCGGTGTCCCGGATCGGTTTCAACGACTTCGAGCTCGGCAAAATTCGGCAACTCGTAACCGAGCGTCTCTCCGGCGGCCTGAAGGGCCGAGATTTCGGCTTCGTCTTTGAGATATCTTCCCTGGCCTCCGAGCGAATCGAACGGCACGGGAATCTGCTCGTACGTGTCCAAGTCCATGAGGATCGCGTCGCTCCCCTGCTTGTACAGATACTGCATCGGCACCTTCTCTACGAACGCGGGCTCTACCCGCTCTCCCGATCGGAACGTTTTTTCCACGACCTGGCCGGTTCGGACTTTTCGCAACCGGGTACGGACGAACGCGCCCCCCTTACCGGGCTTCACGTGCTGGAACTCGATGATGGTCCAGACATCGCCGTCCATATAAAAGTGCATGCCGTTCTTGAAATCGCTGGTGTCAATCGCCAAAGTCTATTTGCTCCTGATGGAATGAATACGCTTCCAGAGATTGTGACATGCGCTCGCGACGGTGGCTCGAAGGTTGGGGAAGAATGGTGTGCCTCGCGTTCCAGGTCATATGTGCGCGACGCTCATTGTAACGTTCATTGCAACGGTTGGGTTCGCCCAATTTGATGGCGGCGTTAAGCGGATGGAACTCCCCAAGCCATAATTGCGCTATGCCTACCGCTCAGCCTGGCGAAGAAGTCGCCGTCATGCAAACGAACTTTGGCCGCATCGTCATCCGATTCCTGGATGACAAGGCTCCCAACCACGTGGCGAACTTCAAGAAGCTCGCCCGCGAGGGATTCTACGACGGAACCAAGTTCCACCGGGTGATTCCGGGGTTCATGGTGCAGGGAGGCGATCCGAACTCGCGCAGCGCCGACCGGTCCACCCACGGCACCGGCGGGCCGGCCCAGCGGGTAAACGCCGAATTCAACGACACCCCGCACGTTCGCGGCATCCTCAGCGCCGCCCGATCTTCGGACCCTAACTCGGCAGGCAGTCAATTCTTCTTGATGGTGGCCAACGCGCCTCACCTGAACGGCCAGTACTCCGCCTATGGTGAGATCGTCGAGGGAATGGATGTCGTCGACAAGATCGTCCAACTGCCGCGGGACAGCCGGGACAATCCGCTCCCCGCCAACCCGGCGATTTTGGAATCGGTGACCATCGAGCCGTACGCCGGGGAATCATCCACCGGGGCCTAACTGTTTTGTTTTCTGAGACCCGAAACTTTAACGCTATGAAAACAAGAAAATTTGCCTTTATTTTTAGCGGCTTGCTCGTCGTCGCCCTCGCCGCGGGGTGTGAGCCGACGGCCGGTGGCACGGCTACGGTTAGCAGTGCTTCCAAGGTAACGCCCAACGACAAGAGCACCGCGACCCACAGCTCCGCATTCACGCCGGCCGATCCGGAAGCCGCCGCCAAGCGCGACGAGGCGGAGAAAGCCAACGCGAGCAAGATCGCCGAGAAGGCGGCCGTCACCGAAAAGATTTCTGGCGCTCCCCCTAAACCCGGTGAGGAGGTGGCAGTGATCGAGACCAACCTCGGTCGGATCGTGCTGAAATTCTTCCCGAACAAGGCGCCCGGCCACGTCAAGAACTTCATTTCGCTGGCAAACAAGAAGTTTTACGACGGCACCAAATTCCACCGCGTCATTCCGGACTTCATGATCCAGGGTGGAGATCCTAACAGCCGTACGGGCAATGGCCCGGTGGGACAAGGCGGGCCTGGCTACTCGATCAAAGCCGAGTTCAACGATATCCACCACAAGCGCGGCATTCTCAGCATGGCCCGCTCCAACGATCCGGACTCGGCCGGCAGCCAGTTCTTCATCTGCGTTTCCGAGTCGCCGAACGTGGTCAATTTGGACGGTAAATACACTGCCTTTGGTCAGGTCGTCTCCGGCATGGACGTGGTCGATAAGATCGTCAATCTTCCCCGCGACGAGAACGACATGCCCACCCCGGATGAGGCGGTTATGAAGACGGTTCGCATCGAAAAGTGGCCGCTTAAGAAGAAGTAAATCTAACGAGACAACCTTGTCGTATTTTCATCCGACAAGGTTGTCTCGTTAGTTCACCCATTACTGGCGATCTAAAAGGGGTAGGGCCTACACCCGGCCTGAATCAGTTATTATGTGCCCGGCAAGGGGTAGGTTGGATGAACGAGAGCTTAAAAATTCTCCTGGTGGAGGACAATCCGGACGATGAGCAGCTCACGATGCGGGCTCTCCGGAAGCTGACTCCGAAGGTAAACGCCGACGTCGCCCGTGACGGCCAAGAGGCGTGGGATTACCTTTCGGACCCGTCTCGCCCGCTGCCGAACCTCGTCTTGCTCGACCTTAAGCTGCCGAAGATTTCAGGGTTGGAACTTCTCGAGAGGCTTCGCAAGGTCGAGCGGACGAAGTACCTTCTCGTGGTCGTGCTCACTTCCTCCGACGAGCCTTCCGACGTGAGGGCCAGCTACCGGCAGTATGCCAATAGCTACATTCGCAAACCGGTCGCCTACGAGGAATTCGGCGACGTGGTGCGGCAGTTGGGTCTCTACTGGCTCGACACGAACATCCTGCCGCCTTCTTAGCGGCTCACAGCCGATGAGGGCGAACATCCTTTCGACTGTAGGCCGGCACTAGGTCTCAACCGATCCCTCCCGACGCGCCGTCGGGAGGGATCGGAGGCTCGCTACGTTACGCGTACTTGCTCGGCGCGACGTCGAGGGAAAAGAACTCCAGGACGTCGTCCAACCGGTCGGACTCGGTGTGGCAGGCTTCGCTGACGCGGGTTTGCTTGGCTTTGAAATCTTCGATCGACTGACGGCGTTTGGCGATTTCTTGCTCTAGGGCGCTGATCTCGAGCTCGGTTTTCGAGACGTATTGGTCAACCTGCTGAACGAAGCTTTGGGCGTAGGTGGCGAGGGCGGCGAGCTTGCGGGAGGCGTCGGCGACGATCGCCTCGGCGTTTACGCCGGTCGACTGACTCATCGCGTTAACGGTTACCTTCACGGTCGCGCGCTTGGTCTCGATCGGCAGCTCTTGAGGCAGGGTCGCGAGAAGCTCCAGCATCTGCTCCGCATCGAACGGGCAGCCGGGGAGGTTGGCGAGCTTGTAAATCGCCTGAAAGTCGACCGTCCCATCCGGCGAGACGACCGGCCCGGTTTGGGAGGCGGATACCTTGATCTCGTCGAGGTTGGGTCCGGGCGCCTCTCGCACAATCTGCTCGACCGTCCGCGGAGCGGGAGTGGGTTTGGGAGCCGGCGCAGGCGGGGTCGGGGCCGCGGGGACGGCCGGATCGGTGGCCGGCGCGACCGGCGATCGCATCGCCTTATAGAATTCTTCCTCCGGATTGGGCTCATCGATTTCGACGAACAGCCCGGCGGCCTTTTTGAGCGTATCGCTAATCCTCATGCTTGGTTCTCTTCTACGTTATACAAGCGTCCCGCCCCGGCCGCTACCGGCATCTGGTCGAAAGGCGAAACCTCCTGCAACGTTTCACTCAGGCTATCGCTCTGATAGACCACGTCCTCGATGTCGACGAGCACCTGTTCCGGCGATCGGGCGCGGATCT
This window encodes:
- a CDS encoding peptidylprolyl isomerase, which produces MSGAPPKPGEEVAVIETNLGRIVLKFFPNKAPGHVKNFISLANKKFYDGTKFHRVIPDFMIQGGDPNSRTGNGPVGQGGPGYSIKAEFNDIHHKRGILSMARSNDPDSAGSQFFICVSESPNVVNLDGKYTAFGQVVSGMDVVDKIVNLPRDENDMPTPDEAVMKTVRIEKWPLKKK
- a CDS encoding response regulator; the protein is MNESLKILLVEDNPDDEQLTMRALRKLTPKVNADVARDGQEAWDYLSDPSRPLPNLVLLDLKLPKISGLELLERLRKVERTKYLLVVVLTSSDEPSDVRASYRQYANSYIRKPVAYEEFGDVVRQLGLYWLDTNILPPS
- a CDS encoding peptidylprolyl isomerase encodes the protein MPTAQPGEEVAVMQTNFGRIVIRFLDDKAPNHVANFKKLAREGFYDGTKFHRVIPGFMVQGGDPNSRSADRSTHGTGGPAQRVNAEFNDTPHVRGILSAARSSDPNSAGSQFFLMVANAPHLNGQYSAYGEIVEGMDVVDKIVQLPRDSRDNPLPANPAILESVTIEPYAGESSTGA
- the efp gene encoding elongation factor P, which encodes MAIDTSDFKNGMHFYMDGDVWTIIEFQHVKPGKGGAFVRTRLRKVRTGQVVEKTFRSGERVEPAFVEKVPMQYLYKQGSDAILMDLDTYEQIPVPFDSLGGQGRYLKDEAEISALQAAGETLGYELPNFAELEVVETDPGHRGDTVSGSNKPAKLETGATVQVPFHINIGDVIKVDTRTDSYLERVKK